In the genome of Dasypus novemcinctus isolate mDasNov1 chromosome 30, mDasNov1.1.hap2, whole genome shotgun sequence, one region contains:
- the LOC131276743 gene encoding olfactory receptor 7A17-like, with translation MEPENQTHVSEFILLGLSEYTEVQPFLFGLFLIIYMVTFIGNLLIILAIISDSHLHTPMYFFLSNLSFTDICFTSTTVPKMLLNLQTESKIITYETCIIQMYFFMLFGQLDSFLLTVMAYDRYVAICHPLQYTVIMNPQLCGLLLLACWLLSVLVSLLHGLMVLRLSFCTVLEIPHFFCEINQVIQLACSDTFLDELVLYFAFGLLGVIPLTGVIYSYSKIISSILRISTAGGKHKAFSTCGSHLSVMSLFYGTVLAVYLSSAATQNPRANAIASVMYTVVTPMMNPFIYSLRNKDIKLAFKKVDKHTSYKRIICLKFRKMPLINRVEN, from the coding sequence ATGGAACCAGAAAACCAAACACATGTTTCAGAATTTATCCTCCTGGGTCTCTCAGAATATACTGAAGTGCAGCCATTTCTCTTTGGACTGTTCCTGATCATATACATGGTCACCTTCATTGGTAActtgctcatcatcctggccatcatctcagactcccacctccacactcccatgtacttcttcctctctaacttgtcttttacagatatctgtttcacctccaccactgtcccaaagatgctgctgaacttACAGACAGAAAGTAAAATTATAACTTATGAAACCTGCATcatccagatgtattttttcatgctttttggacaattGGATAGCTTCCTCTTgactgtgatggcctatgaccgctatgtggccatctgtcaccctctgcaatacacagtcatcatgaacccccagctctgtggcctcctgctgctggcatgctggttattgagtgttttagtCTCTCTTTTACATGGCTTAATGGTTTTGaggttgtctttttgtacagTGTTGGAAATCCCccattttttctgtgaaattaATCAGGTTATCCaacttgcttgttctgacaccttcctcgaTGAATTAGTGCTGTATTTTGCATTTGGACTTCTGGGTGTTATTCCACTCACTGGAGTCATTTACTCTTACTCTAAAATTATATCCTcgattttgagaatttcaacagctGGGGGAAAGCATAAAGctttttctacttgtgggtctcacctctcagtaatgtccttgttttatggtacagttCTTGCAGTGTATCTTAGTTCTGCTGCTACTCAGAACCcaagggcaaatgcaatagcctcagtgatgtacacggtGGTCACTCCCATGATGAACCCctttatctatagtcttagaaacaaggacataaagcttGCCTTTAAAAAAGTTGACAAACACACTTCCTATAAAAGAATCATTTgtctcaaatttagaaaaatgcccCTGATTAACAGAGTTGAAAACTGA